The Caballeronia sp. TF1N1 genome includes a window with the following:
- a CDS encoding ABC transporter substrate-binding protein, translating into MRNVTSIASFKAAVLLAATLGAGAASAAGTVHYGLEAQYAPFEFKSASGELQGLDVDIGNAVCAELKMKCEWTESSFDGIIPALQARKFDVINSAMNVTEKRRQIIDFTNIIYKVPTQLVAKAGIGLMPTPESLKGKNIGVLQGSTQETYAKAKWANNGVTVTTYQDQNQIYTDLKSGRIDGTLVLSAAGQSGFLSKPDGAGYAFAGGPVNDDAILGSGIAFGVRKDDGALKERLNKAIAKLQANGTVKTLARKYLGDIDVSPK; encoded by the coding sequence ATGAGGAATGTAACGTCGATCGCCTCTTTCAAGGCTGCTGTCCTGCTCGCCGCGACGCTCGGTGCCGGCGCCGCATCGGCGGCCGGAACGGTTCACTACGGGCTGGAAGCGCAGTATGCGCCGTTCGAGTTCAAGTCGGCATCGGGCGAACTGCAGGGTCTCGACGTCGATATCGGCAATGCGGTCTGCGCCGAACTCAAGATGAAATGCGAATGGACCGAGAGTTCGTTCGACGGAATCATCCCCGCGTTGCAGGCGCGCAAATTCGACGTCATCAATTCGGCGATGAACGTCACGGAGAAGCGTCGACAGATCATCGACTTCACCAACATCATCTACAAGGTGCCGACGCAACTCGTGGCGAAAGCGGGCATCGGCCTCATGCCGACACCTGAATCGCTCAAAGGCAAGAACATCGGCGTGTTGCAGGGATCCACTCAAGAGACTTACGCAAAGGCGAAGTGGGCCAATAACGGCGTGACCGTCACGACCTATCAGGACCAGAACCAGATCTATACGGACCTCAAGTCCGGCCGTATCGACGGCACGCTGGTGCTTTCCGCCGCCGGGCAATCCGGCTTCCTGTCGAAACCGGATGGCGCGGGCTACGCCTTCGCGGGCGGCCCGGTGAACGACGACGCGATCCTCGGCAGCGGCATTGCGTTCGGTGTGCGCAAGGACGACGGCGCGTTGAAGGAGCGCCTGAACAAGGCTATCGCCAAACTGCAGGCGAACGGCACGGTCAAGACCCTGGCAAGGAAATATCTCGGCGATATCGACGTCTCTCCGAAGTAA
- a CDS encoding amino acid permease, producing MADTSYMARKSVADIVGSADAEGSHLSKTLGATSITAMGIGAIIGAGIFVLTGTAAAQFAGPSIMLSFVLGGIACAFVGLCYSELAAMLPVCGSSYTYTYATLGEIFAWIIGWDLILEYAMGAATVAVGWSGYIVSLLHNVGVTIPPALAAAPGTVIKLADGSTVTGVINLPAVFIIGVLTTLLVLGTKESARLNNIMVAVKLVVVVAFIALGIFFVKPANWHPFIPPNTGEFGNFGMSGILRGSAVVFFAFIGFDAVSTAAQEAKKPQRDMPIGILGSLVICTVLYILVAGVLTGLVPYGELNVPDPIAKGVDAIGMNWFSILIKIGALTGLTTVILVLLYGQSRIFFTMSTDGLLPGLFARVHPRLKTPHLSQILIGSIVAIVAALTPISVLGEMVSIGTLFAFILVCGAVIYLRRSDSGANRPFRVPGVPIVPILGILFCLLLMSGLPLVTWVRLVVWLVIGMVIYVSYGRKHSKLRFPERQ from the coding sequence ATGGCCGATACGAGTTACATGGCGCGCAAATCCGTCGCCGATATCGTGGGAAGCGCGGACGCGGAAGGCAGTCACCTATCGAAAACCCTCGGCGCCACGAGCATTACGGCAATGGGTATCGGCGCGATCATCGGCGCTGGCATCTTCGTGCTGACGGGCACCGCCGCCGCGCAATTCGCGGGGCCGAGCATCATGTTGTCATTCGTTTTGGGCGGCATTGCATGCGCGTTCGTGGGTCTGTGCTACTCGGAACTGGCGGCCATGCTGCCTGTATGCGGCAGTAGTTATACCTACACGTATGCCACGCTCGGCGAGATTTTCGCGTGGATCATCGGCTGGGATCTGATCCTCGAATATGCGATGGGCGCGGCGACGGTGGCGGTCGGCTGGTCGGGCTATATCGTGAGCCTCTTGCATAACGTGGGCGTCACGATTCCGCCTGCGCTCGCGGCCGCACCCGGCACCGTCATCAAGCTCGCCGACGGAAGCACCGTGACGGGCGTCATCAATTTGCCGGCGGTGTTCATCATCGGCGTGCTGACCACGCTGCTCGTGCTCGGTACGAAGGAATCCGCACGGCTCAACAACATCATGGTGGCGGTCAAGCTGGTCGTCGTGGTGGCCTTCATCGCGCTCGGCATCTTCTTCGTGAAGCCGGCGAACTGGCATCCGTTCATTCCGCCGAACACGGGCGAATTCGGCAACTTCGGCATGAGCGGCATCTTGCGCGGCTCCGCCGTGGTGTTCTTCGCGTTCATCGGTTTCGATGCCGTCTCCACTGCCGCGCAAGAAGCGAAGAAACCGCAGCGCGACATGCCTATCGGCATTCTCGGATCGCTCGTCATCTGCACGGTGCTGTACATCCTCGTTGCGGGCGTGCTCACCGGGCTCGTGCCTTACGGCGAACTCAACGTGCCCGATCCCATCGCGAAGGGCGTGGATGCCATCGGCATGAACTGGTTCTCCATTCTCATCAAGATCGGCGCGCTGACGGGTTTGACCACGGTGATTCTCGTGCTGCTCTACGGACAAAGCCGCATCTTCTTCACGATGTCGACCGACGGCCTGCTTCCGGGGCTTTTTGCGCGGGTGCATCCGCGGCTCAAGACGCCGCATTTGAGCCAGATTCTCATTGGTTCGATTGTCGCGATCGTCGCGGCGCTCACGCCCATCAGCGTGCTTGGCGAGATGGTCAGTATCGGCACCTTGTTCGCGTTCATTCTCGTGTGCGGCGCGGTGATCTATCTGCGGCGCAGCGATTCCGGCGCCAATCGCCCGTTCAGGGTTCCGGGCGTGCCCATCGTCCCGATTCTGGGCATCCTCTTTTGCCTCCTGCTGATGTCCGGTTTGCCGCTCGTCACGTGGGTTCGGCTCGTGGTTTGGCTCGTCATCGGCATGGTGATCTATGTGTCGTATGGCCGGAAACATTCGAAACTGCGCTTCCCGGAACGGCAATGA
- a CDS encoding branched-chain amino acid ABC transporter substrate-binding protein, translating to MYPLSATLAVCASFAPLAAHAADAVVLIGHAAPLTGQLANIGKDSENAARLAVDEINARHLVIGGKNVTLQLDSQDDAADPRTGTQIAQKLVDDGVVAVVGDINSGVSIPASRIYSEAGVVQVTPASTNPAYTQQGYKTAFRLVATDAMQGPALARFATNTLKARRVAVIDDSTAYGQGLAEQFSKAVSSGGGAIVTHEATSDKATDFRAILTKVKGLKPDVIMYGGSDATAGPLVKQAANLGINARVLAGDGACTDKMSSLAGDAIVNLVCSEAGLPLARMPRGAEFEKRYVERFKTPINAYAPFAYDSVYVIVDAMKRANSTDRTKILAAMPATRYDGVTGNIAFDPHGDLTTAAITVYQFKDDKKIVADVIHN from the coding sequence ATGTATCCGTTGTCCGCGACGCTTGCTGTCTGTGCATCGTTCGCTCCGCTTGCCGCGCATGCCGCCGATGCGGTCGTGCTGATCGGTCATGCCGCGCCGTTGACCGGCCAGCTCGCCAACATCGGCAAGGACAGCGAGAATGCGGCGCGCTTGGCTGTCGATGAAATCAACGCGCGGCATCTCGTCATCGGCGGCAAGAACGTAACGCTGCAACTCGATTCGCAAGACGACGCGGCCGACCCGCGCACCGGAACGCAGATCGCGCAGAAGCTGGTCGATGATGGCGTGGTCGCGGTAGTCGGCGACATCAACTCGGGCGTGTCGATTCCGGCATCGCGCATCTATAGCGAAGCGGGCGTCGTGCAGGTCACGCCCGCATCCACCAATCCAGCTTATACGCAGCAGGGCTACAAGACGGCGTTTCGTCTCGTGGCGACGGATGCCATGCAAGGCCCCGCGCTCGCACGCTTTGCCACCAACACGCTGAAAGCACGGCGCGTGGCCGTGATCGACGACTCGACCGCTTACGGGCAAGGGCTTGCCGAACAATTCTCGAAGGCGGTGTCATCGGGCGGCGGCGCTATCGTGACGCACGAAGCGACCAGCGACAAAGCCACCGATTTTCGCGCGATCCTGACCAAGGTTAAAGGTCTGAAGCCGGACGTCATCATGTACGGCGGATCGGATGCAACGGCTGGTCCGCTCGTCAAGCAGGCGGCCAATCTGGGCATCAACGCGCGCGTATTGGCAGGCGATGGCGCATGCACGGACAAGATGAGTTCGCTTGCGGGCGATGCCATCGTCAATCTGGTTTGTTCCGAAGCGGGCTTGCCGCTTGCACGCATGCCGCGTGGCGCGGAATTCGAAAAGCGCTATGTGGAACGCTTCAAGACGCCGATCAACGCGTATGCGCCGTTCGCGTATGACTCGGTATATGTGATCGTCGATGCAATGAAGCGCGCAAACTCCACCGACCGCACGAAGATTCTGGCCGCGATGCCCGCAACTCGCTATGACGGCGTGACGGGCAATATCGCCTTCGATCCGCATGGCGATCTGACCACTGCGGCGATCACCGTGTATCAGTTCAAGGACGACAAGAAGATCGTCGCGGACGTCATTCACAACTGA
- a CDS encoding amidase codes for MPTISTIQHALATGQATASSLVDASFETIQRDTHVDPSTYVSVDRESSHAAAMTSDALRLRDYVPSSLAGVPVSIKDLFDVKGEVTAAGSRVLQGAEPATRDSVAVSRLRDAGAVFVGRTNMSEFAYSGLGLNPHHGTPRNPHDARRVAGGSSSGAAVSVARSHVAWALGTDTGGSLRIPAAFCGLTAFKPTARRVPLDGVLPLASAFDSVGAIANSVDCCAAADAILSAETPDTTARPLDTLRLCVTYANVVDDADDAVRAAFERALDALRTAGATIESIDFPELRDVLEHAPQPGITASQAWAWHRHLVAREGHRYDPRVLARLRRGERFLAADYIDLMAARERFIRGARRRLAPFDAWLMPTVAIVAPFLEALEHDDEHFFAVNAKTLRNPGIVNLLDGCALTLPCHREGELPVGMSIVGPAFADAAVLAIGRGVEARLRQMRSNA; via the coding sequence ATGCCGACCATCAGCACCATTCAGCACGCGCTCGCAACGGGGCAAGCCACGGCGTCGAGTCTCGTCGACGCCTCGTTCGAAACGATCCAGCGCGATACCCACGTAGACCCGAGCACCTATGTGAGCGTGGATCGCGAGTCGTCGCACGCGGCCGCCATGACGAGCGATGCCTTGCGTCTGCGCGACTACGTACCGTCGTCGCTTGCGGGCGTTCCCGTCTCCATCAAGGACCTGTTCGATGTGAAGGGCGAAGTCACCGCCGCCGGCTCGCGCGTGCTGCAAGGCGCTGAACCGGCCACGCGCGATAGCGTCGCGGTCTCGCGTCTGCGCGATGCGGGCGCGGTCTTCGTCGGCCGGACCAACATGAGCGAGTTCGCGTATTCGGGGCTCGGGCTGAATCCGCATCACGGCACGCCGCGCAATCCGCATGATGCGCGTCGGGTAGCGGGCGGATCGAGTTCGGGCGCGGCGGTCTCCGTTGCGCGCTCACACGTGGCGTGGGCGCTCGGCACGGATACGGGCGGCTCCTTGCGCATACCGGCGGCATTCTGCGGTCTCACGGCGTTCAAGCCGACCGCGCGTCGCGTGCCGCTCGACGGCGTATTGCCGCTCGCAAGCGCATTCGATTCGGTCGGCGCGATTGCGAACAGCGTCGATTGCTGCGCGGCGGCCGACGCCATTCTGTCCGCCGAGACGCCCGATACCACGGCGCGCCCGCTCGATACGCTGCGCTTGTGCGTAACCTATGCCAATGTCGTCGATGACGCGGACGATGCCGTGCGCGCGGCGTTCGAACGCGCCCTCGATGCATTGCGGACAGCGGGCGCGACTATCGAGTCAATCGACTTTCCGGAGCTGCGCGACGTGCTCGAACATGCGCCTCAACCGGGCATCACGGCATCGCAGGCGTGGGCGTGGCATCGGCATCTCGTGGCTCGGGAAGGGCATCGGTACGACCCGCGCGTGCTCGCGCGCCTGCGTCGGGGAGAGCGTTTTCTGGCGGCGGATTACATTGATCTGATGGCCGCACGCGAGCGTTTCATTCGCGGCGCACGACGACGGCTCGCGCCCTTCGATGCATGGCTCATGCCGACCGTCGCCATCGTTGCACCGTTTCTGGAAGCGCTCGAACATGACGACGAACACTTCTTCGCGGTCAATGCGAAGACGCTGCGCAATCCAGGCATCGTCAATTTGCTCGATGGCTGCGCGCTCACATTGCCGTGTCATCGCGAGGGCGAATTGCCGGTGGGAATGTCGATTGTCGGTCCCGCATTCGCCGATGCCGCCGTTCTCGCAATCGGTCGCGGCGTCGAGGCGCGCTTAAGGCAAATGCGCTCGAACGCTTAA
- a CDS encoding DUF2848 domain-containing protein: MSAISFVIEDGPRFAFSPARLIIAGWAGRDSAEVEHHIAELAALGVKRPATTPCFYEVAASLLTVDERIDVVGGNSSGEVEAVLVSDASHGLLVGVGSYHTDRKAESYDVAVSKQMCAKPLGATLWRYDDVAAHWDQLIARSWRIDPHGERVLYQEGSLARLLPPAILLTGLGHTRSLPSGTVLYCGTQALLGALLPAWSFEIELHDPVLRRTLVHRYGVNALAHVE, from the coding sequence ATGTCAGCCATTTCATTCGTCATCGAAGATGGACCGCGATTCGCGTTCAGTCCCGCACGGCTCATCATCGCCGGCTGGGCGGGGCGCGACAGCGCGGAAGTCGAGCACCATATCGCCGAACTTGCCGCGCTGGGCGTAAAGCGCCCGGCCACGACGCCATGCTTCTACGAAGTCGCGGCGTCGCTGCTGACCGTGGACGAACGGATCGATGTCGTCGGCGGCAATTCTTCGGGCGAGGTGGAGGCCGTGCTCGTGTCGGACGCGAGCCATGGTCTGCTGGTCGGCGTCGGCTCGTACCATACGGACCGCAAGGCAGAAAGCTACGACGTGGCCGTTTCCAAGCAGATGTGCGCGAAGCCGCTCGGCGCGACGCTCTGGCGCTACGACGATGTCGCTGCCCATTGGGACCAGTTGATTGCGCGAAGCTGGCGTATCGATCCGCATGGCGAGCGCGTGCTCTATCAGGAAGGCTCGCTTGCACGATTGCTGCCGCCGGCCATTCTGTTGACCGGGCTCGGGCACACGCGTTCGTTACCTTCCGGCACGGTGCTTTATTGCGGCACGCAAGCACTGCTCGGCGCACTGCTGCCCGCGTGGAGCTTCGAGATCGAACTGCACGATCCGGTCTTGCGGCGCACGCTGGTTCATCGTTATGGCGTGAATGCGCTCGCGCACGTGGAGTGA
- a CDS encoding LysR family transcriptional regulator, with protein MNVRFLETFVWLARLRSFRLTAERMHATQAAISSRISALELELGVKLFERGPREVTLTQDGTKALAFAEQIVQINRAMVESVGDRRNIAGMLRLGAIESVVHTWLPELLKRVREEYPRLTLELTSDTSANLSAQVAHGHLDAALLSTPINGADVGNALLGSLPMCWVASPALGLSDETLSESELAAFQIVSFARHSQPHAFLVDLFAAAGENQVQINCLSSAAAISRLVVDGFGIAAVPAAFVMREIESGQLQTLRVAHHVPGLPLVVSYRRSADSLLPESIARLARAIMLDYSLKHGPRFALVPETADDIAAGFARTSP; from the coding sequence ATGAACGTCCGCTTTCTCGAGACCTTCGTCTGGCTCGCGCGCTTGCGTAGCTTCCGGCTGACCGCCGAGCGCATGCACGCCACGCAAGCCGCGATTTCGAGCCGCATTTCAGCGCTCGAACTCGAACTCGGCGTGAAGCTCTTCGAGCGCGGTCCGCGTGAGGTCACGCTGACTCAGGACGGCACCAAGGCGCTCGCCTTCGCCGAACAGATCGTGCAGATCAACCGCGCGATGGTCGAGAGCGTGGGCGACCGGCGCAACATCGCGGGCATGTTGCGGCTCGGCGCAATCGAATCGGTCGTGCATACATGGCTGCCCGAATTGCTCAAGCGGGTGCGCGAAGAGTACCCGCGTCTCACGCTCGAATTGACGAGCGACACATCCGCGAATTTGTCGGCTCAAGTTGCGCATGGTCATTTGGATGCCGCGTTGCTGAGCACGCCGATCAACGGTGCCGATGTCGGCAACGCATTGCTTGGCAGCTTGCCCATGTGCTGGGTCGCGAGCCCGGCGCTGGGCTTGTCCGACGAGACGCTCTCGGAGAGCGAGCTTGCCGCGTTTCAGATCGTGAGTTTCGCGCGGCACTCGCAGCCGCACGCCTTTCTCGTCGATCTATTCGCGGCGGCCGGCGAGAACCAGGTGCAGATCAATTGTCTTTCGTCCGCTGCGGCGATCAGCCGGCTCGTCGTCGATGGCTTCGGCATTGCAGCCGTGCCTGCCGCCTTCGTGATGCGCGAAATCGAAAGCGGGCAATTGCAGACGCTGCGTGTCGCGCACCACGTGCCTGGCCTGCCGCTCGTCGTGTCGTATCGGCGCAGCGCGGACAGCCTGTTGCCCGAGTCCATCGCCCGGCTTGCACGCGCGATCATGCTCGATTACAGCTTGAAGCACGGACCGCGCTTCGCGCTCGTGCCGGAAACCGCTGACGATATTGCCGCCGGCTTTGCCCGTACCTCGCCTTGA
- a CDS encoding ureidoglycolate lyase — protein sequence MPNVLDIEPLDPLACAPYGVMLGTPALSDDPATYLSPASDYWRTHLFAPGDDQPAEILWVIYRKQPATVARLEAHLLTQQAIVPLTGPIVQIVATSNAEGLPDPATLRAFEITPGTGLCMHPRTWHATRVEQPEVTCLMLTRPSTTRDLTAHLIQGKSLVESSIAQIPLYELSDRAD from the coding sequence ATGCCGAACGTCCTTGATATCGAACCGCTCGATCCACTCGCCTGCGCGCCCTACGGCGTGATGCTCGGCACGCCCGCGCTCTCCGACGATCCCGCCACCTACCTGAGCCCCGCGTCCGACTACTGGCGCACGCATCTCTTCGCGCCCGGTGACGATCAGCCTGCGGAGATTCTCTGGGTGATTTATCGCAAGCAGCCTGCGACGGTGGCGCGACTCGAAGCGCATCTTCTGACGCAGCAGGCTATCGTGCCGCTGACCGGGCCGATTGTTCAGATCGTTGCTACATCGAATGCCGAAGGGTTGCCCGATCCGGCAACGCTGCGCGCGTTCGAGATTACGCCGGGCACCGGACTGTGCATGCATCCGCGCACGTGGCACGCGACGAGAGTGGAACAGCCGGAAGTGACGTGCCTGATGTTGACACGCCCGTCCACCACGCGCGATTTAACGGCCCATCTGATTCAGGGCAAAAGTCTGGTTGAATCGAGCATTGCGCAAATACCGTTGTACGAACTGTCTGATCGCGCCGATTAG
- a CDS encoding response regulator — protein sequence MIRSQENAIAGRLSTRKVHTSAQKARVLVVDDNQHGACATSALLDADGFHVRTAFSGVEAIEILQDWMPHVILLDINMPEFDGFAVASVIRSIGATSDLGIIAMTGYDEAELRLRGSLDAFDGYFRRGDSELNLVALLEDIVEE from the coding sequence ATGATCCGATCGCAGGAAAACGCCATCGCCGGGCGGCTCTCGACCAGGAAGGTGCATACCAGTGCGCAAAAGGCGCGAGTATTGGTTGTCGATGACAATCAACACGGCGCGTGCGCCACAAGTGCGCTTCTCGACGCCGACGGTTTCCACGTAAGAACCGCTTTCAGCGGCGTGGAGGCAATCGAGATATTGCAAGATTGGATGCCGCACGTCATTTTGCTCGATATCAATATGCCCGAATTCGACGGATTCGCGGTTGCGTCCGTGATTCGGAGTATCGGCGCGACTAGCGATCTGGGCATCATCGCAATGACCGGTTACGACGAAGCGGAATTACGCCTGCGCGGATCGCTCGATGCATTCGACGGCTACTTCAGACGCGGAGACAGTGAGCTCAACCTTGTTGCGCTTCTTGAAGACATCGTCGAAGAGTGA
- the argG gene encoding argininosuccinate synthase: MTTILESLPVQQRVGIAFSGGLDTSAALHWMRLKGAVPFAYTANLGQPDEDDYEEIPRRAMQYGAENARLIDCRAQLVAEGIAALQSGAFHISTAGVTYFNTTPLGRAVTGTMLVAAMKQDGVNIWGDGSTYKGNDIERFYRYGLLVNPDLKIYKPWLDQTFIDELGGRAEMSEFMRKAGFDYKMSAEKAYSTDSNLLGATHEAKDLESLESGMQIVKPIMGVAFWRDDVQIARETVTVRFDEGVPTAINDVEFGDQVALLLEANRIGGRHGLGMSDQIENRIIEAKSRGIYEAPGLALLQIAYERLVTGIHNEDTIEQYRESGRRLGRLLYQGRWFDSQAIMLREAAQRWVARAVTGEVTIELRRGNDYSIMSTKSPNLTYQPERLSMEKVQSTFSPRDRIGQLTMRNLDIDDTREKLRVYAQVGLLTPGDTSALPQLDEPSKAGSKE, from the coding sequence ATGACCACGATTCTCGAAAGCCTCCCCGTTCAGCAACGCGTCGGAATTGCATTTTCCGGCGGTTTGGATACCAGCGCCGCGTTGCACTGGATGCGTCTCAAAGGCGCAGTTCCGTTTGCATACACGGCCAATCTGGGCCAGCCCGACGAGGACGACTACGAGGAAATCCCGCGCCGCGCCATGCAATACGGCGCGGAAAACGCCCGCCTGATCGACTGCCGCGCGCAGCTCGTCGCCGAGGGCATCGCGGCGCTGCAATCCGGTGCGTTCCATATTTCCACCGCGGGCGTGACCTACTTCAATACGACGCCGCTCGGCCGCGCCGTGACGGGCACCATGCTCGTCGCCGCGATGAAGCAGGACGGCGTGAATATCTGGGGCGACGGCAGCACGTATAAAGGCAACGACATCGAGCGCTTTTATCGTTATGGGCTGCTGGTGAACCCGGATCTCAAGATCTACAAGCCGTGGCTCGACCAGACCTTCATCGACGAACTGGGCGGCCGCGCGGAGATGTCCGAATTCATGCGCAAGGCAGGGTTCGACTACAAGATGTCGGCGGAAAAGGCTTATTCGACCGATTCGAACCTGCTCGGCGCAACGCACGAAGCCAAGGATCTGGAAAGCCTCGAAAGCGGCATGCAGATCGTCAAGCCGATCATGGGCGTGGCGTTCTGGCGTGACGACGTGCAGATCGCGCGCGAGACCGTCACCGTGCGTTTCGACGAAGGCGTGCCCACCGCGATCAACGACGTGGAATTCGGCGATCAAGTCGCGCTGCTGCTGGAGGCAAACCGAATCGGCGGGCGTCACGGGCTCGGCATGAGCGATCAGATCGAAAACCGCATCATCGAGGCTAAGAGCCGTGGCATTTACGAGGCGCCCGGACTTGCGCTCTTGCAGATCGCGTATGAGCGGCTCGTGACGGGTATCCATAACGAAGACACGATCGAGCAGTATCGCGAAAGCGGCCGCCGGCTCGGACGCCTGCTTTATCAAGGCCGCTGGTTCGATTCGCAGGCCATCATGCTGCGTGAAGCCGCGCAGCGCTGGGTGGCGCGCGCCGTGACGGGTGAAGTGACCATCGAGCTTCGCCGCGGCAACGACTACTCGATCATGAGCACGAAGTCGCCGAATCTGACGTATCAACCGGAACGCCTGTCCATGGAAAAGGTGCAGTCGACGTTCTCGCCGCGCGACCGGATCGGCCAGTTGACCATGCGTAACCTGGATATCGACGACACGCGCGAGAAACTTCGCGTGTATGCGCAAGTCGGCCTTTTGACGCCGGGCGATACCTCGGCTCTTCCGCAACTGGATGAGCCATCGAAGGCGGGTTCCAAGGAGTAA
- a CDS encoding oxidoreductase: protein MSKPWSIDDIASQTGRRVIVTGANSGIGYHTAAVLARHGAEVVLACRNPQRGAQALARLQREVPDARVQLEQLELADLSSVRAFADRQLALRKPLDILVNNAGVMAPPRRAETADGFELQFGTNVLGHFALTGLLLPAIEMAAESASERPRIVTIASIAHKTGRLDFDDLQATRHYSPMSSYRQSKLANLMFAFELDRHLRAAGSRVMSVAAHPGVANTNLFRDDRSAVSRAARTVLSGFIGALLNSDLSGALPTLYAATAPDVVDGGYYGPLGLFEARGDTVGPAKVASQALDKDAAKRLWEACEALTAKAFE, encoded by the coding sequence ATGAGCAAACCCTGGAGTATCGATGACATCGCGTCGCAGACGGGCCGCCGGGTCATCGTCACCGGCGCGAATAGCGGCATCGGCTATCACACCGCCGCCGTGCTGGCCCGGCACGGCGCCGAAGTGGTACTCGCATGCCGCAATCCGCAGCGCGGCGCACAAGCGCTCGCGCGGCTGCAACGGGAAGTGCCCGACGCGCGCGTGCAACTCGAACAACTCGAACTCGCGGATCTTTCCTCGGTCCGCGCTTTCGCCGACCGTCAGCTCGCTTTACGCAAGCCGCTCGATATCCTCGTCAACAATGCGGGCGTCATGGCGCCGCCGCGCCGCGCCGAAACCGCCGATGGCTTCGAGCTTCAATTCGGCACCAACGTGCTCGGGCACTTCGCGCTGACCGGCCTGCTCTTGCCCGCAATCGAAATGGCGGCGGAAAGCGCGTCCGAGCGCCCGCGCATCGTCACGATTGCATCCATCGCGCACAAGACGGGACGGCTCGATTTCGACGATCTCCAGGCAACGCGTCACTATTCGCCGATGTCGTCGTACCGCCAGTCCAAGCTCGCCAACCTCATGTTCGCGTTCGAACTCGACCGTCATTTGCGTGCGGCGGGATCGCGCGTGATGTCGGTGGCCGCGCATCCGGGCGTAGCCAACACGAACCTGTTTCGCGACGATCGGTCGGCTGTGAGCCGGGCGGCGCGCACCGTGTTGAGCGGGTTTATCGGCGCGTTATTGAACAGCGATCTGAGCGGCGCGCTGCCAACGCTGTATGCAGCGACCGCGCCCGATGTCGTCGATGGCGGTTACTACGGACCGCTCGGGTTATTCGAAGCACGCGGCGACACCGTGGGACCGGCGAAGGTTGCATCGCAGGCACTCGATAAAGACGCGGCCAAACGCCTGTGGGAAGCATGCGAGGCGTTGACGGCGAAGGCGTTCGAGTGA